In Desulfotignum phosphitoxidans DSM 13687, one DNA window encodes the following:
- a CDS encoding molybdopterin-binding protein, translating to MLEKMSVHEAVGKRLAHDITEIRPGEFKGTAFRKDHTVCDGDICHLQKLGKNHLYLLDMEKDEIHEDQAAKMLAKSLAGTGVEWNDDPREGKITLHAAYDGILSVNVSSLAAFNMIEEVMCATRHNHTLVKKGELIAATRAIPLVMKKAPIERAASIAASHGTRTINVNRLQSLKTGLVITGNEVYDGLIEDGFAPVLSKKIHDLGSPVLNVEYVPDDSSRIRQAILKCLDSGCELLILSGGMSVDPDDVTRTGIREAGAVEMYYGSAVLPGAMFLVGYINETPLLGVPACGLFHRITVLDLILPRIMAGEHITKKDLAFLGHGGLCMNCKPCMFPQCSFGKGV from the coding sequence ATGCTGGAAAAAATGTCTGTTCACGAAGCCGTTGGAAAGCGTCTTGCCCACGATATTACCGAGATCCGTCCGGGTGAATTCAAGGGAACGGCTTTCAGAAAAGATCATACGGTCTGTGATGGAGATATTTGTCACCTACAGAAGCTGGGTAAAAATCATCTGTATCTTCTGGATATGGAAAAAGATGAGATTCATGAAGATCAGGCCGCAAAAATGCTGGCAAAAAGCCTGGCCGGCACCGGGGTAGAATGGAACGATGATCCCAGGGAAGGCAAAATCACCTTGCATGCCGCTTATGATGGCATACTATCCGTCAATGTTTCATCGCTGGCTGCATTCAACATGATCGAGGAGGTGATGTGCGCCACCCGGCACAACCATACCCTGGTTAAAAAAGGAGAACTGATTGCGGCTACCAGGGCCATTCCTCTGGTGATGAAAAAGGCTCCCATCGAACGGGCCGCCTCGATCGCCGCCTCTCATGGCACAAGAACCATTAATGTCAATCGATTACAGAGCCTTAAAACAGGTCTGGTCATCACGGGAAATGAAGTGTATGACGGTTTGATCGAAGATGGGTTTGCCCCGGTATTGTCAAAAAAAATTCATGACCTGGGGTCTCCGGTATTGAATGTGGAATATGTGCCCGATGATTCCAGCCGGATCAGGCAGGCGATTTTGAAATGTCTGGATTCGGGATGTGAACTGCTTATTTTGAGTGGCGGGATGAGTGTTGATCCGGATGATGTGACCCGGACAGGGATCCGTGAGGCAGGTGCAGTGGAAATGTATTATGGCTCTGCAGTTCTTCCGGGAGCCATGTTTCTGGTGGGGTATATCAATGAAACACCGCTTCTAGGTGTTCCTGCCTGCGGCCTGTTTCACCGGATTACGGTTCTTGACTTGATTCTCCCCAGAATTATGGCAGGAGAACATATCACAAAAAAAGATCTGGCATTTCTTGGGCATGGCGGACTGTGCATGAACTGCAAACCATGCATGTTTCCGCAGTGTTCTTTTGGAAAGGGTGTGTGA
- a CDS encoding FmdE family protein — MMTDRKDFETLVQESAQIHGHLCPGQVIGVRMALLGCRLIGLDDPQSRSQIKKLIVYLEMDRCAGDAIAHVTGVKLGRRSLKFMNYGIMAATFLNIETHKAFRIISTEEARDLAVVYAPEIFEKSAQQLAAYKRMPDDVLFRVQRVNITLNDFDMPGPTRRKIVCSRCGQLVRDHREIMIDGKPVCRPCSEDVYFSDPSEVSLGGLNVAREKDYYRPNPCVLENSI, encoded by the coding sequence ATGATGACGGACCGCAAAGATTTTGAAACCCTTGTGCAAGAATCAGCTCAAATACATGGACATTTATGCCCTGGTCAGGTGATCGGGGTACGTATGGCCCTGCTGGGCTGCCGCCTGATCGGCCTGGATGATCCGCAATCCCGGAGCCAGATCAAAAAATTGATTGTATATCTTGAAATGGATCGATGTGCAGGAGATGCTATTGCCCACGTCACCGGTGTGAAACTGGGGAGAAGAAGCCTGAAATTCATGAATTACGGAATCATGGCAGCCACATTCCTCAACATTGAAACCCATAAGGCCTTTCGGATCATTTCCACGGAAGAAGCAAGGGATCTTGCAGTGGTTTACGCGCCGGAAATCTTTGAAAAATCCGCACAACAGCTGGCGGCATACAAACGCATGCCCGATGATGTTTTGTTCAGAGTTCAGAGGGTAAACATCACCCTTAATGATTTCGACATGCCCGGCCCGACCCGCAGAAAAATTGTTTGCAGCCGTTGCGGTCAACTGGTGAGAGATCACCGGGAGATAATGATTGATGGAAAGCCGGTTTGCAGGCCCTGTTCAGAGGATGTGTATTTTTCAGATCCCAGTGAAGTGTCTTTGGGCGGCTTAAACGTTGCCCGGGAAAAGGATTATTACAGACCAAACCCCTGTGTTTTGGAAAATTCAATTTAA
- a CDS encoding DmsC/YnfH family molybdoenzyme membrane anchor subunit, translating to MSLRKYDIVGDEYKVGYRRQEAWGWKIALAFFFGDVGAGTFFVSAFFNYMPGMIFGWILTTFFKPAALFMHLGQPLRFWRAIANVRTAWISRGIVGAILFTGFGFLHMVNLKWALFGGFLGGLVFFLAMLGCFIVMIYLGYVLSHSPSIPLWNTGLMPLISLIYGLMGGVTMTILFGINSFLAADPAALQFLKTTELILIAITFVMLVSMIHGAAYQSSTGMATVMQLIVGKYSKWFLGYVVLVGIIGTGLLALTGSVMMTVLLLVAVMELIGDFGLKMVLFKSALYSPPLSHSTV from the coding sequence ATGAGTTTAAGAAAATATGACATCGTCGGAGATGAATACAAAGTCGGCTATAGAAGACAGGAAGCCTGGGGCTGGAAAATTGCCCTTGCATTTTTCTTTGGAGATGTGGGCGCAGGCACCTTTTTTGTTTCCGCGTTTTTCAATTATATGCCGGGAATGATTTTTGGTTGGATTTTAACAACCTTTTTCAAACCTGCGGCACTGTTCATGCATCTGGGTCAGCCGTTAAGGTTCTGGCGGGCAATCGCCAATGTACGAACGGCATGGATCAGCCGCGGGATTGTCGGTGCGATACTGTTCACCGGTTTCGGGTTTCTTCACATGGTGAATTTGAAATGGGCGTTATTCGGCGGCTTTTTAGGGGGGCTGGTATTTTTTCTGGCCATGCTGGGCTGTTTTATCGTGATGATTTATCTGGGATATGTTTTGTCCCATTCTCCGTCCATTCCCCTCTGGAATACCGGACTGATGCCGTTGATCAGCCTGATATATGGACTGATGGGCGGTGTGACCATGACGATACTTTTTGGCATCAACTCGTTTCTGGCAGCAGACCCCGCTGCACTGCAATTTTTAAAAACAACCGAATTGATCCTCATTGCCATAACATTTGTCATGCTGGTGAGTATGATTCATGGGGCAGCCTATCAAAGCAGCACAGGGATGGCAACGGTGATGCAGCTCATTGTGGGGAAATACTCAAAATGGTTTTTGGGGTATGTGGTGCTGGTAGGGATTATCGGCACCGGTCTGCTGGCGTTAACCGGCTCAGTCATGATGACTGTGCTGCTGCTGGTGGCGGTTATGGAGCTGATCGGCGATTTTGGTCTTAAAATGGTATTGTTCAAATCAGCACTGTACTCTCCCCCATTGAGTCATTCAACAGTCTGA
- a CDS encoding 4Fe-4S dicluster domain-containing protein, translating to MTAKYGMVLDLKRCIGCNACTIACKAENSVPNGISWTETLSEEIGAYPNVTRVYVPTTCNHCEDAPCARVCPTGATYITDEGIVLVDDGKCIGCGACITACPYKKRAKLKKDTFQAGLHKSNEITPYEKQGYPRFTVGTAVKCTFCHERVAQGLQPACVVTCPTEARIFGDLNDPVSQPRKLIQKRKGYQALSELNTKPKVFYVD from the coding sequence ATGACTGCAAAATATGGAATGGTGCTGGATCTGAAACGATGTATCGGATGTAACGCCTGTACAATTGCCTGCAAAGCGGAAAACAGTGTGCCCAACGGAATCAGCTGGACAGAAACCTTGAGCGAGGAGATAGGCGCCTATCCCAATGTCACGCGGGTGTATGTTCCCACCACCTGTAATCATTGCGAAGACGCACCCTGCGCCAGGGTGTGTCCCACGGGTGCCACTTATATCACGGATGAGGGCATTGTTCTTGTGGATGATGGAAAATGTATCGGCTGCGGGGCCTGTATCACCGCCTGTCCATACAAAAAAAGAGCCAAGCTGAAAAAGGACACCTTTCAAGCCGGGCTTCATAAAAGCAATGAAATCACACCCTATGAAAAACAGGGTTATCCACGATTTACGGTCGGAACGGCAGTCAAGTGTACGTTCTGTCATGAACGGGTTGCTCAGGGGCTTCAGCCTGCCTGCGTTGTGACCTGCCCCACAGAGGCGCGTATTTTTGGCGACCTGAATGATCCAGTCAGTCAGCCGCGCAAGCTTATTCAAAAAAGGAAAGGCTATCAGGCCCTGTCAGAGCTGAACACGAAACCCAAAGTTTTTTATGTTGATTAA
- a CDS encoding molybdopterin-dependent oxidoreductase: MYASAVQNSVKSGKWINSTCKMCLHSCSVRVHVTDEGVVNKVEGNPTNPSNESGICPKGNSSLLRLYDPQRIKTPMKRTNPRKGPDDDPGWVPISWEEALDTVGRELKKTFEDDPRKLLPAINDFQKIYLWAWPAAFGGNANYFSVVGTQCGGGYHPMNGFIHSTFAAGNDTSYCNYWINNGGGDGFSSHLHMAGAARHMARARVDRGMHLVTVEPRLSISAAKSDEWVPIRPATDRHFALGLCHVLINEKLYDEAFLKKDTNAVYLVGPDGFFVRNEEGNIYVWDSVDNKAKLWNDETIKDYALEGEYEVEGVKASPAFQLFKDNISKCTPEKISQVTTVPAETIQRIAREFAKAASIGSSIKIDGKTLPFRPAAYNYYRGAQGHKTGSMTNHSFKLVNFLVGNIDTPGGHVGVTLDDFMIDRGHIWEGDCGQIKTTPHQLHPEVPFAYPPNTAHLMDYFPLGVDPGHLITQTFFDQKKWGMDFKPDTMLICHSNPLWNLNGPQEKYFDIMRNMRFIVAIDILLNESTQWADIVLPTLDNLERWNMVMIEPPLTEGQCLTQPAIEPLWDCKSEEEIFNEISERIGILDQWNEIQNYANMFFEKPELMLKPGKKYSDKEIAERKGKMWNDKDLDWYIEKGHSSTMRRPDKFYRPWEGQRIHFYIEDILTRKKELQENMKKANVPFYDIWEWDDYQAIPNAVLDPVHKEPEEYDMYAITFKDVQVNFGENLSIPWISDIVYKDPVHMGILINTLAAKKRGISDGDLIKVTSNYGTIMGLARVTEGMHVETVGVSNALSRWTGYHAVVKPAGGHYNRLLPADLKNTCANSGQMETAAKVKVELFRKNPNDDKIVESEIKNYRYARK, translated from the coding sequence ATGTATGCAAGTGCTGTACAGAATTCCGTGAAATCCGGAAAATGGATCAACTCGACCTGTAAAATGTGTTTACACTCATGCAGTGTAAGGGTTCATGTTACGGATGAGGGGGTAGTGAACAAGGTTGAAGGAAATCCCACCAACCCGAGCAATGAAAGCGGGATCTGCCCGAAAGGGAATTCTTCTCTTTTAAGGCTATATGATCCCCAGCGCATTAAAACCCCAATGAAGCGGACCAACCCGAGAAAAGGACCGGATGATGATCCGGGCTGGGTCCCTATCTCATGGGAAGAAGCACTGGATACCGTGGGACGGGAACTGAAAAAAACGTTTGAAGATGATCCCAGAAAACTGCTCCCCGCAATTAATGATTTCCAGAAGATCTATTTGTGGGCGTGGCCGGCCGCTTTTGGAGGAAACGCCAATTATTTTTCGGTGGTGGGGACCCAATGCGGAGGCGGATATCATCCCATGAACGGGTTTATCCATTCTACTTTTGCTGCTGGAAATGACACATCATATTGTAATTATTGGATAAATAATGGTGGTGGGGATGGGTTTTCATCTCACCTTCATATGGCAGGGGCAGCCCGTCACATGGCCAGAGCCCGGGTTGATCGCGGGATGCATCTTGTCACGGTGGAGCCGCGGCTTTCCATATCTGCGGCGAAATCGGACGAATGGGTTCCCATCCGGCCTGCGACTGACCGGCATTTTGCACTGGGTTTGTGTCATGTACTTATCAATGAGAAACTGTATGATGAAGCGTTTTTGAAAAAAGATACCAATGCCGTTTATCTGGTCGGGCCGGATGGCTTTTTTGTCAGAAATGAAGAAGGAAACATCTATGTATGGGATTCCGTGGACAACAAGGCAAAGCTGTGGAATGACGAGACCATAAAAGATTATGCCCTTGAAGGAGAGTATGAGGTTGAAGGGGTTAAAGCCTCCCCGGCATTCCAGCTTTTTAAAGACAACATAAGCAAATGTACCCCGGAAAAAATTTCCCAGGTTACCACGGTTCCCGCAGAGACCATTCAGCGGATTGCCAGGGAGTTCGCCAAAGCGGCAAGTATTGGTTCAAGCATTAAAATTGACGGCAAAACACTGCCTTTCAGACCGGCTGCCTACAATTACTACAGAGGTGCCCAGGGACACAAAACCGGAAGCATGACCAACCATAGCTTTAAACTGGTCAATTTTCTGGTCGGCAATATCGACACCCCGGGTGGTCATGTCGGGGTTACGCTGGATGATTTCATGATTGACCGGGGTCACATCTGGGAAGGTGACTGCGGGCAGATTAAAACAACGCCGCATCAGCTGCATCCGGAAGTCCCTTTTGCCTATCCACCCAATACGGCTCATTTGATGGATTATTTCCCCTTGGGGGTTGATCCCGGCCATCTGATCACCCAGACGTTTTTTGATCAGAAAAAATGGGGGATGGATTTTAAACCCGATACCATGCTGATTTGTCATTCCAATCCTTTGTGGAACCTGAACGGTCCCCAGGAAAAATATTTTGACATCATGCGCAACATGCGATTTATCGTGGCCATCGATATCCTGCTTAATGAAAGCACCCAATGGGCGGACATCGTCCTGCCGACTCTGGACAACCTTGAACGCTGGAACATGGTCATGATCGAGCCGCCTTTGACGGAAGGCCAGTGTCTTACACAACCTGCCATTGAACCGCTCTGGGATTGCAAGAGTGAGGAGGAAATATTCAATGAGATTTCTGAAAGGATCGGTATTCTGGATCAGTGGAATGAAATCCAGAATTATGCGAACATGTTTTTTGAAAAACCCGAGCTGATGCTGAAACCGGGAAAAAAGTATTCCGACAAGGAAATCGCTGAAAGAAAAGGCAAGATGTGGAATGACAAGGATCTTGATTGGTACATAGAAAAAGGCCACTCAAGCACCATGAGAAGGCCGGATAAATTCTACCGTCCATGGGAAGGTCAACGGATTCATTTTTACATTGAAGATATTCTGACCCGAAAGAAGGAGCTTCAAGAGAATATGAAAAAAGCCAACGTGCCTTTCTATGATATCTGGGAATGGGATGACTATCAGGCGATTCCAAACGCGGTGCTGGATCCGGTGCATAAAGAACCTGAAGAATATGACATGTATGCGATCACCTTTAAGGATGTTCAGGTCAATTTCGGTGAGAACCTGAGTATCCCGTGGATTTCGGATATCGTTTACAAAGATCCGGTTCATATGGGAATTCTTATTAACACCCTGGCAGCAAAAAAACGGGGTATCAGCGATGGTGATCTGATCAAGGTCACCTCCAACTATGGCACCATCATGGGGCTTGCCAGGGTAACCGAAGGCATGCATGTTGAAACAGTCGGGGTTTCCAATGCCCTGTCACGGTGGACAGGCTATCATGCTGTGGTGAAACCGGCGGGTGGCCATTATAACCGGCTCCTTCCTGCAGATTTGAAGAATACCTGCGCAAACAGTGGGCAAATGGAAACAGCCGCCAAAGTGAAGGTAGAGCTCTTCAGAAAAAACCCCAACGATGACAAGATCGTTGAAAGTGAAATTAAAAATTACCGTTACGCCAGAAAATAA
- a CDS encoding thiamine pyrophosphate-dependent enzyme, translating to MGKSFATLAFYPDKCDGCDECVKACALVHDDSGAFEHSRIQLAKDENKKFGLALCRQCSEPECVQNCPVGALSKDPETGVITCDDTCVGCKICTLSCSHAGITINELTGRVMKCDLCGGDPACVKVCDRNALKLLKNSDLFNAWGNVEDLVAPGISSCLGCNTELLFRHSLRKIGSNTVLAIPPGCTAGVGAVGVNGVTATKVPSFHPLLTNTASMLAGIKRYYNRIGRDITMMAFAGDGGTADVGFQSLSGAAERGEKMIYICIDNEGYMNTGVQRSSTTPYGAWTSTTPVGSALKGKTRDAKYLPIIMMMHNCEYVATASTAFMDDFYEKLDKAQEASKKGMAYLHVFSPCPTGWRFPPEKLIEVGRKAVESNIVPLWEYSNATKRLEFTHPVDDPIPITEYLFLIGKYKHLDASQLELIEEIRDRRIEMLDNISKS from the coding sequence TTGGGAAAAAGTTTTGCGACCCTTGCTTTTTATCCGGACAAATGTGACGGCTGTGATGAGTGCGTGAAAGCCTGTGCTCTGGTGCACGACGATTCCGGCGCTTTTGAACATTCAAGGATTCAACTGGCAAAGGATGAAAATAAAAAATTTGGACTGGCCCTGTGCCGTCAGTGTTCGGAACCGGAGTGTGTTCAAAACTGTCCGGTGGGGGCTCTTTCAAAAGACCCCGAGACAGGTGTCATCACCTGTGATGATACGTGTGTTGGATGCAAAATATGCACGCTCAGCTGTTCCCACGCCGGCATCACCATCAATGAGTTGACCGGCAGAGTCATGAAATGCGATCTTTGCGGCGGTGATCCGGCATGTGTCAAGGTCTGTGACAGAAATGCCTTGAAACTGCTTAAAAATTCCGATCTGTTCAACGCCTGGGGTAATGTGGAAGATCTGGTAGCACCCGGTATTTCGTCCTGCCTGGGCTGCAATACAGAGTTGTTGTTTCGGCACAGCCTCAGAAAAATAGGATCCAATACAGTGCTTGCCATACCACCGGGTTGTACCGCAGGTGTCGGTGCGGTAGGGGTAAATGGTGTGACCGCCACAAAGGTGCCGTCTTTTCATCCCCTTCTGACCAATACCGCCTCCATGCTGGCGGGTATAAAACGGTACTATAACCGGATCGGACGGGATATCACTATGATGGCCTTTGCCGGAGACGGCGGTACCGCAGATGTGGGGTTCCAGTCTCTGTCCGGTGCTGCGGAACGGGGCGAGAAGATGATTTATATCTGTATCGACAATGAAGGATACATGAACACGGGCGTTCAAAGATCCAGCACGACCCCTTACGGGGCCTGGACATCCACCACGCCGGTGGGGTCTGCCCTGAAAGGAAAAACCCGTGATGCCAAATATCTTCCCATTATTATGATGATGCACAATTGTGAATATGTGGCCACTGCATCCACAGCATTTATGGATGATTTTTATGAGAAACTGGACAAAGCCCAAGAGGCTTCAAAGAAAGGAATGGCATATCTGCACGTGTTTTCTCCGTGCCCGACCGGGTGGCGGTTTCCGCCTGAAAAACTGATCGAAGTCGGAAGAAAAGCGGTGGAATCCAATATTGTGCCTTTGTGGGAATATTCAAACGCTACAAAACGACTTGAATTCACACATCCCGTGGATGACCCGATTCCGATAACCGAATATCTTTTTCTGATTGGTAAATACAAGCACCTTGATGCGTCTCAGCTTGAGTTGATTGAGGAAATTAGAGACAGAAGAATTGAAATGCTGGACAACATTTCTAAATCATAA
- a CDS encoding NAD(P)/FAD-dependent oxidoreductase: MYTNFLIIGASHAGLSALDAIRRCDPDAAVTVIAAEKTEPYSPTALPYVISGKTQPERTGLRKPDFFENLGVDFINGASVTRVNTTANQVVLDDGRTIGYKKLLVASGASALIPEISGIEEVNFASIRTMADAVSIQKQSAMADSAVIIGAGFIGMHTAESLFKSGLKVSVIEAFDHVMPTSFDTQASEFIKSIFVENGICVLTGKKVTKLFESDGKKMVALDDGETVSGDMLVISTGINPNINFLAGSGIDCKDGVVVDNRMRTSVPNVWAAGDVAVCSQFFSQRKSIGGTIPCATDQGVTAGMDMVEDRYARDYPGNLNMNTFGFFDNFAFSIGKITSDASDDEVAIQTDAGKISFSRFTFEDDVLTGVSAINRRLDPGILKELILRRTDLSSRKNDFIKAPLETGRQVMRELF; encoded by the coding sequence ATGTATACCAACTTTCTTATTATCGGCGCAAGTCATGCCGGACTCTCCGCTCTGGATGCCATAAGACGGTGTGATCCGGATGCAGCTGTGACGGTGATCGCTGCTGAAAAAACAGAACCGTATTCACCAACCGCCCTGCCTTATGTCATTTCCGGAAAAACACAGCCGGAGCGGACCGGGTTGAGAAAACCGGATTTTTTCGAGAATCTGGGGGTTGACTTTATAAACGGTGCTTCTGTCACCCGGGTCAATACCACCGCCAATCAGGTGGTGCTGGATGACGGACGAACCATTGGATACAAAAAACTGCTCGTGGCATCGGGTGCTTCCGCTTTGATCCCGGAAATTTCCGGAATTGAAGAAGTCAATTTCGCATCGATCCGTACCATGGCAGATGCCGTAAGCATTCAAAAACAAAGTGCCATGGCAGATTCAGCCGTCATTATCGGGGCCGGTTTCATCGGAATGCATACGGCGGAAAGTCTTTTTAAATCCGGATTAAAGGTTTCTGTCATAGAAGCCTTTGACCATGTCATGCCAACGAGTTTTGATACCCAGGCATCCGAGTTTATTAAAAGCATTTTTGTCGAAAACGGGATCTGTGTTCTGACCGGAAAAAAAGTGACAAAATTGTTTGAAAGTGACGGCAAAAAAATGGTGGCGCTCGATGACGGCGAAACGGTTTCCGGGGATATGCTTGTCATCTCAACAGGGATCAATCCCAACATCAATTTTCTTGCAGGGTCGGGTATTGATTGTAAGGATGGGGTCGTTGTGGATAACCGGATGCGGACATCGGTCCCCAATGTTTGGGCCGCCGGTGATGTGGCCGTCTGCAGTCAATTTTTTTCTCAAAGGAAAAGCATCGGCGGGACCATCCCCTGTGCCACTGATCAGGGAGTAACAGCAGGTATGGATATGGTGGAAGACAGATATGCCCGGGATTATCCCGGGAACCTGAATATGAATACCTTTGGTTTTTTTGATAATTTTGCTTTTTCCATCGGAAAAATAACCTCTGATGCTTCAGATGACGAGGTTGCCATCCAAACAGATGCTGGGAAAATCAGTTTTTCCAGATTTACTTTTGAAGACGATGTGTTGACAGGTGTTTCTGCCATTAACAGGCGGCTGGATCCCGGAATTTTAAAAGAACTGATCCTGAGGAGAACAGATCTGTCCTCACGGAAAAATGATTTTATCAAAGCCCCTCTTGAAACCGGAAGACAAGTGATGCGGGAATTGTTTTAG
- the padG gene encoding NADH-dependent phenylglyoxylate dehydrogenase subunit alpha, whose amino-acid sequence MIEKIVCDGNEAAAWGVSKAKPDMVAVYPITPQSSLAEYVAQFVADGVIEADLMDVEGEHSVLSVLQGACLAGARTYTATCGQGLAFMFEPYFRTPPLRLPIVMSLVTRDGITPQCVWGGQQDAMTVKEVGWIQMYCETNQEILDTIIMAYRVAEDRNVMLPVNVCHDGNYQSYGVEQVLLPDQEMVNGFLGEKNTNWHVALDPDKPMGVDPLTGGAGGVGPSRFVRYRKGTCNGMQNALDVISAAHDEWAALTGRQYAPLVEEYLLDDADYAIITIGGMTGAGKDAVDEMRLAGENVGLIKIKTFRPFPQAALLDAVSKVGAVGVIDRAVNFGWGCGPVYQEVLGVLYRMEKKIPAVSFIGGLAGADITINDFKNVITTTKRALNGDPPKSTIWINE is encoded by the coding sequence ATGATTGAAAAGATTGTATGTGACGGCAATGAGGCTGCCGCATGGGGGGTTTCCAAGGCAAAACCCGATATGGTGGCGGTATATCCCATAACCCCGCAATCATCCCTTGCCGAATATGTTGCGCAGTTTGTAGCTGATGGGGTGATTGAGGCGGACTTGATGGATGTGGAAGGTGAACACAGCGTATTGTCGGTTCTTCAGGGGGCGTGCCTGGCTGGTGCCAGAACCTATACCGCGACCTGCGGCCAAGGACTGGCATTTATGTTTGAACCGTATTTCAGGACCCCGCCGCTACGGCTTCCCATTGTCATGTCCCTGGTGACCCGGGACGGTATTACGCCCCAGTGTGTCTGGGGGGGACAGCAGGATGCCATGACGGTCAAAGAGGTCGGCTGGATTCAGATGTATTGTGAAACAAACCAGGAAATTCTGGATACCATTATCATGGCCTACCGGGTGGCGGAAGACCGCAACGTCATGCTCCCGGTGAATGTGTGCCATGACGGAAACTATCAGTCCTATGGCGTCGAGCAGGTGTTGCTCCCGGATCAGGAGATGGTGAACGGATTTCTGGGCGAAAAAAATACGAACTGGCATGTGGCCCTGGATCCGGACAAACCCATGGGTGTTGATCCATTGACAGGCGGTGCCGGCGGTGTCGGGCCTTCCCGGTTTGTCCGGTACCGGAAGGGAACCTGCAATGGAATGCAAAATGCCCTGGATGTGATTTCAGCGGCCCATGATGAGTGGGCCGCGCTGACTGGACGGCAATATGCCCCTTTGGTGGAAGAATATCTACTGGATGATGCGGATTACGCGATTATTACCATCGGCGGCATGACAGGGGCCGGCAAGGATGCGGTGGATGAAATGCGCCTGGCAGGTGAAAATGTAGGACTGATTAAGATCAAGACTTTCCGTCCTTTTCCCCAGGCTGCGCTTCTTGATGCGGTATCCAAAGTCGGCGCTGTCGGTGTGATAGACCGGGCGGTCAATTTTGGATGGGGGTGCGGGCCGGTATACCAGGAAGTTTTAGGGGTTCTCTACCGGATGGAAAAAAAGATTCCGGCCGTCAGTTTTATCGGGGGCCTGGCAGGCGCCGATATTACCATCAATGATTTCAAAAATGTCATCACGACAACGAAACGCGCGTTGAACGGTGATCCGCCCAAATCAACCATATGGATAAATGAATAG
- a CDS encoding 4Fe-4S binding protein, translating into MIRQSNPPFDSSTIPNDLCPISTKFVFLKTGDWRAIRPVVMRRNCVKCGTCWVFCPTQCITEKATWFEANLDICKGCGVCAYECPHNAIKMEEETEV; encoded by the coding sequence ATGATCAGACAATCCAATCCCCCCTTTGACAGTTCAACCATTCCCAATGATCTGTGCCCGATATCAACCAAATTTGTTTTTCTCAAGACCGGCGATTGGCGAGCCATACGGCCGGTAGTGATGCGGAGAAACTGCGTGAAATGCGGTACCTGTTGGGTATTTTGCCCCACCCAGTGCATCACGGAAAAAGCCACCTGGTTCGAGGCAAATCTTGATATCTGTAAAGGCTGCGGGGTCTGCGCCTATGAGTGCCCCCATAATGCAATCAAAATGGAAGAGGAAACAGAGGTATGA
- the padE gene encoding NADH-dependent phenylglyoxylate dehydrogenase subunit gamma, whose product MFEMRFHGRGGQGAVMASKILAKALVEEGHVAKAIPSFGFERRGAPVSAFLRFDDKEIRQVTNIYTPDCIVCIDPTLSKSVDIFEGINDNAVLVQATKKKISQLSFPDTISKVGVCDAFGLAMEIIGRPITNTIMLGVFAKTTGLVSIDSINKAMESVAFRDAALNKNIEAVRRGYENTSVLEIKRKEEA is encoded by the coding sequence ATGTTTGAAATGCGCTTTCATGGACGGGGCGGTCAAGGAGCTGTCATGGCATCCAAAATTCTGGCCAAAGCCCTGGTGGAGGAAGGTCATGTGGCCAAAGCCATCCCTTCATTCGGGTTTGAAAGAAGGGGTGCGCCGGTTTCCGCCTTTCTTCGTTTTGATGACAAGGAAATCAGACAGGTGACAAATATTTACACCCCGGACTGTATCGTGTGTATTGATCCGACACTTTCAAAATCCGTAGATATTTTTGAAGGCATCAATGACAATGCCGTACTTGTTCAGGCAACCAAAAAAAAGATATCTCAATTGTCGTTTCCGGACACCATTTCAAAGGTCGGGGTCTGTGATGCCTTCGGCCTGGCCATGGAAATTATTGGAAGACCGATCACCAACACCATTATGCTGGGAGTCTTTGCAAAAACCACGGGTCTTGTTTCCATTGATTCGATCAATAAAGCCATGGAATCGGTGGCGTTCAGAGATGCGGCCTTGAACAAGAACATTGAAGCGGTCAGGCGTGGTTATGAAAACACCTCCGTGTTGGAAATCAAAAGAAAGGAGGAAGCATGA